One window of Phycisphaerae bacterium genomic DNA carries:
- a CDS encoding BatA and WFA domain-containing protein has product MNFLAPWYIPVLAAAATIPPLVLLYFLKLKRRELPIASTLLWRRSVEDLQVNSPFQKLRSNLLLILQLLILILAALAIGEPVRRGSADIEQSMTLLIDQSASMGADEGDGQIRLSIAKEEALKVVDGMTTTQRAMVITFADRANVLT; this is encoded by the coding sequence GTGAACTTCCTCGCGCCCTGGTACATTCCGGTCCTGGCGGCGGCGGCCACCATTCCACCGCTGGTCCTGCTCTACTTCCTCAAGCTGAAACGCCGCGAGCTGCCTATCGCCTCAACCTTGCTGTGGCGCCGCTCGGTCGAGGACCTGCAGGTCAACTCGCCGTTCCAGAAGCTGCGCAGCAACCTGCTGCTGATCCTGCAGCTCCTCATCCTGATCCTGGCGGCCCTGGCGATCGGCGAGCCGGTCCGCAGGGGCTCCGCTGACATCGAGCAGTCCATGACCCTGCTCATCGATCAGTCCGCGTCGATGGGCGCTGACGAGGGCGACGGGCAAATCCGCCTGAGCATCGCCAAGGAGGAGGCCCTCAAGGTCGTCGACGGCATGACCACCACCCAGCGGGCCATGGTCATCACCTTCGCCGACCGGGCCAATGTGCTGACC
- a CDS encoding DUF58 domain-containing protein — MASATTYSELLDPEFMNRLERLDIVSRKIFAGRMKGERRSKRKGQSVEFADYRNYVVGDDLRFLDWNIYGRLEKLFIKLFFEEEDLHVSLLLDCSKSMDFGNPAKALYAKRVAAALAYVGLVNYNRVTLCGYSDRFGPEQAGVRGRHLISKVLGYLVNLEPAGAGNMTAACRHFAIRHPQRGIVIVLSDFMDKGGYEEGLRYLLGRHYDLYAIQMLSSQEIQPDLVGDLRLRDVEDDDLAEVTISRALLNRYKQNLNAYCGQLQEYCSRRGITYLFTSTEVPFDQLVLTYLRKRGLLR; from the coding sequence ATGGCCTCGGCAACAACATACAGCGAACTACTCGATCCCGAGTTCATGAACCGCCTTGAACGGCTGGATATCGTCTCGCGCAAGATCTTCGCCGGGCGGATGAAGGGCGAGCGGCGGTCAAAGCGCAAGGGGCAATCGGTCGAATTCGCCGACTACCGCAACTACGTGGTCGGCGACGACCTGCGCTTCCTGGACTGGAACATCTACGGGAGGCTCGAGAAGCTGTTCATCAAGCTGTTCTTCGAGGAGGAGGATCTCCACGTCAGCCTCCTGCTCGACTGCAGCAAGTCGATGGACTTCGGTAACCCGGCCAAGGCCTTGTACGCCAAGCGGGTTGCGGCCGCCCTCGCCTATGTCGGGCTGGTCAACTACAACCGGGTCACGCTGTGCGGCTACTCCGACCGGTTCGGGCCCGAGCAGGCCGGAGTCCGCGGCCGTCACCTGATCTCCAAAGTACTCGGCTACCTGGTCAACCTGGAGCCGGCCGGCGCGGGTAACATGACCGCTGCCTGCCGCCACTTCGCGATCCGCCACCCCCAGCGCGGCATCGTGATCGTGTTGAGCGATTTCATGGACAAGGGCGGCTATGAGGAGGGTTTGCGCTACCTGCTCGGACGGCACTACGACCTGTATGCCATCCAGATGCTCAGCTCCCAGGAAATCCAGCCTGACCTGGTCGGCGACCTCCGGCTGCGCGACGTCGAGGATGACGACCTCGCTGAGGTCACGATCAGCCGGGCCTTGCTCAACCGCTACAAGCAGAATCTCAACGCATACTGCGGACAGCTGCAGGAATACTGCTCGCGGCGGGGCATCACGTACTTGTTCACCAGCACCGAGGTCCCGTTCGACCAGCTGGTGCTCACCTATCTCCGGAAACGAGGGTTGCTGCGGTGA